Proteins from one Anthonomus grandis grandis chromosome 8, icAntGran1.3, whole genome shotgun sequence genomic window:
- the LOC126739402 gene encoding uncharacterized protein LOC126739402 isoform X2, with the protein MKSAERFKLVFVPGTLVLVCTILGFSVAQTGHTICDDVPGCNCTMVGGWRNVNCLLRDDQDLKLQEENIPKLIAEISLSGGQSITFGTKTFTNLRGLSAVQISNVKTITIEARAFFKLTSSSLLLRVFGCDNLVLRHKAFDEIESSLSTEMEKIQEVSLENSPFNNLGNCTFKDIGILTMDSGAFDIRNLGLVGRHGPATVVLFVNVYIPKINTEVFKTVLAEVAFKDCRVDTVKTEAFKAVEINSIRMQNTTFHTIESKAIDGMWVSQFEISNCTIHRISSGAITDAGIVSMIVNYSKISDIESSAITSTTNKLELIGNEIRHLRSHALNIKNWNKIVIEENHIKHLSPNFLVLHFDPALVQSASDGANFFFKGNYIYDAKDGCLEFVRGIKEGKLLFDDNYFDRTCGCDLDNWFTNLTKSPFPTSSFLSTSFCKVDSTLSKCFSLPAGIINMANFTEMTCANNTVCEPYNGETLPVNVTKQIFTEDDHNESRKWLILIVVFVGISVLTLVGTFVMLLVRGSRWLKRKGYFRNNYYGNNQSNEDEENTIVTVDTENEKLEIPEELTQEFLQELSRRLDDPATHQEASDIIERLYETFVVDESYENNNREEEAHLYEELGNLNLQIPPPPYEEHPSPTTPAANTTPRSILKLMEEKFNTTGSVEHQRTLDLSCSSTSTNASTKPILTGDYSEPIDKEEAHLYSELKQKDEGKTDSVKSRNSVQLRPLPDKPGYIFEAGPSSKL; encoded by the exons GATCTCAAACTTCAAGAAGAAAACATACCGAAACTAATCGCCGAAATCTCCTTAAGTGGAGGCCAGTCCATCACCTTTGGCACCAAGACCTTCACCAACCTCCGTGGTCTCTCCGCGGTCCAAATCAGCAACGTGAAAACGATCACCATCGAGGCCAGAGCATTTTTTAAACTCACTTCTTCTAGTCTACTCCTTAGGGTATTCGGCTGTGATAATCTCGTGCTAAGGCACAAGGCGTTTGATGAAATAGAG AGTTCACTCTCCACCGAAATGGAGAAAATCCAAGAAGTTAGTTTAGAAAACTCTCCATTTAATAATTTAGGCAACTGTACCTTTAAAGACATCGGAATACTTACTATGGACAGCGGAGCCTTTGACATAAGGAATTTGGGATTGGTTGGGAGGCACGGACCTGCCACAGTA GTATTGTTTGTCAACGTTTACATCCCAAAAATTAACACGGAAGTGTTCAAGACCGTGTTGGCGGAAGTGGCTTTTAAAGACTGCAGGGTGGATACTGTAAAGACTGAAGCCTTTAAGGCGGTGGAAATAAATTCCATTCGAATGCAAAACACCACTTTCCACACCATAGAGTCAAAAGCGATCGATGGAATGTGGGTTTCCCAATTTGAAATTAGTAATTGCACCATTCATAGGATTTCTTCTGGTGCTATTACCGATGCTGGTATTGTTAGTATGATTGTTAATTACTCCAA AATAAGCGATATAGAATCCTCGGCGATCACCTCCACCACCAACAAACTCGAGCTTATAGGCAACGAAATAAGGCATCTTAGAAGCCACGCcctaaatatcaaaaattggaataaaattgtGATCGAAGAGAACCACATTAAACATCTTTCTCCGAACTTCTTGGTGTTGCACTTTGATCCCGCTTTGGTGCAGAGCGCTTCTGATGGTGCAaactttttctttaaaggaaATTACATTTACGATGCGAAAGATGGATGCCTGGAGTTTGTGAGAGGCATTAAGGAAGGGAAGCTGCTATTTGACGATAATTACTTCGATCGAACTTGTGG ATGCGACCTAGACAACTGGTTCACCAACTTGACGAAATCCCCTTTTCCCACTTCCTCCTTCCTCTCCACCAGCTTCTGCAAAGTAGACTCTACCCTCTCTAAATGTTTCTCCCTCCCAGCCGGCATAATCAATATGGCCAACTTCACAGAAATGACATGCGCAAACAACACCGTTTGCGAACCCTATAACGGCGAGACCCTACCTGTCAATGTCACCAAGCAGATCTTCACTGAAGACGACCATAACGAGAGTCGCAAATGGTTAATTCTTATCGTGGTGTTCGTCGGCATTTCCGTTCTCACTCTGGTCGGGACGTTTGTAATGTTGCTCGTTAGAGGCAGCAGATGGTTGAAAAGGAAAG GCTATTTTCGCAACAATTACTACGGGAACAACCAGAGCAACGAGGACGAGGAGAACACCATTGTGACCGTGGATACGGAAAACGAGAAGTTGGAAATTCCGGAGGAGTTGACCCAGGAGTTCCTTCAAGAGCTTTCGAGGAGGTTGGACGATCCTGCGACACACCAAGAAGCTAGTGATATTATCGAGAGACTTTATGAGACTTTTGTTGTTGATGAAAGTTATGAGAATAATAACAG AGAAGAAGAAGCTCACTTATACGAAGAATTGGGCAACCTGAACCTCCAAATACCTCCACCGCCATACGAGGAACATCCCTCGCCGACAACACCCGCGGCCAACACAACCCCCAGAAGTATATTAAAGCTGATGGAAGAGAAGTTTAATACGACCGGTTCAGTTGAGCACCAAAGAACGTTGGATCTGAGCTGTTCCAGTACCAGTACCAACGCTAGCACCAAACCGATACTAACTGGCGACTATTCGGAACCAATTGATAAAGAAGAGGCGCATTTGTATTCGGAGCTAAAGCAGAAGGACGAAGGGAAAACGGATAGCGTCAAGTCGAGGAATTCGGTACAGCTGAGGCCGTTGCCTGATAAGCCGGGGTATATTTTTGAGGCTGGACCCTCTAGTAAATTGTGA
- the LOC126739402 gene encoding uncharacterized protein LOC126739402 isoform X1: MKSAERFKLVFVPGTLVLVCTILGFSVAQTGHTICDDVPGCNCTMVGGWRNVNCLLRDDQDLKLQEENIPKLIAEISLSGGQSITFGTKTFTNLRGLSAVQISNVKTITIEARAFFKLTSSSLLLRVFGCDNLVLRHKAFDEIESSLSTEMEKIQEVSLENSPFNNLGNCTFKDIGILTMDSGAFDIRNLGLVGRHGPATVVLFVNVYIPKINTEVFKTVLAEVAFKDCRVDTVKTEAFKAVEINSIRMQNTTFHTIESKAIDGMWVSQFEISNCTIHRISSGAITDAGIVSMIVNYSKISDIESSAITSTTNKLELIGNEIRHLRSHALNIKNWNKIVIEENHIKHLSPNFLVLHFDPALVQSASDGANFFFKGNYIYDAKDGCLEFVRGIKEGKLLFDDNYFDRTCGCDLDNWFTNLTKSPFPTSSFLSTSFCKVDSTLSKCFSLPAGIINMANFTEMTCANNTVCEPYNGETLPVNVTKQIFTEDDHNESRKWLILIVVFVGISVLTLVGTFVMLLVRGSRWLKRKVVNYSGYFRNNYYGNNQSNEDEENTIVTVDTENEKLEIPEELTQEFLQELSRRLDDPATHQEASDIIERLYETFVVDESYENNNREEEAHLYEELGNLNLQIPPPPYEEHPSPTTPAANTTPRSILKLMEEKFNTTGSVEHQRTLDLSCSSTSTNASTKPILTGDYSEPIDKEEAHLYSELKQKDEGKTDSVKSRNSVQLRPLPDKPGYIFEAGPSSKL; the protein is encoded by the exons GATCTCAAACTTCAAGAAGAAAACATACCGAAACTAATCGCCGAAATCTCCTTAAGTGGAGGCCAGTCCATCACCTTTGGCACCAAGACCTTCACCAACCTCCGTGGTCTCTCCGCGGTCCAAATCAGCAACGTGAAAACGATCACCATCGAGGCCAGAGCATTTTTTAAACTCACTTCTTCTAGTCTACTCCTTAGGGTATTCGGCTGTGATAATCTCGTGCTAAGGCACAAGGCGTTTGATGAAATAGAG AGTTCACTCTCCACCGAAATGGAGAAAATCCAAGAAGTTAGTTTAGAAAACTCTCCATTTAATAATTTAGGCAACTGTACCTTTAAAGACATCGGAATACTTACTATGGACAGCGGAGCCTTTGACATAAGGAATTTGGGATTGGTTGGGAGGCACGGACCTGCCACAGTA GTATTGTTTGTCAACGTTTACATCCCAAAAATTAACACGGAAGTGTTCAAGACCGTGTTGGCGGAAGTGGCTTTTAAAGACTGCAGGGTGGATACTGTAAAGACTGAAGCCTTTAAGGCGGTGGAAATAAATTCCATTCGAATGCAAAACACCACTTTCCACACCATAGAGTCAAAAGCGATCGATGGAATGTGGGTTTCCCAATTTGAAATTAGTAATTGCACCATTCATAGGATTTCTTCTGGTGCTATTACCGATGCTGGTATTGTTAGTATGATTGTTAATTACTCCAA AATAAGCGATATAGAATCCTCGGCGATCACCTCCACCACCAACAAACTCGAGCTTATAGGCAACGAAATAAGGCATCTTAGAAGCCACGCcctaaatatcaaaaattggaataaaattgtGATCGAAGAGAACCACATTAAACATCTTTCTCCGAACTTCTTGGTGTTGCACTTTGATCCCGCTTTGGTGCAGAGCGCTTCTGATGGTGCAaactttttctttaaaggaaATTACATTTACGATGCGAAAGATGGATGCCTGGAGTTTGTGAGAGGCATTAAGGAAGGGAAGCTGCTATTTGACGATAATTACTTCGATCGAACTTGTGG ATGCGACCTAGACAACTGGTTCACCAACTTGACGAAATCCCCTTTTCCCACTTCCTCCTTCCTCTCCACCAGCTTCTGCAAAGTAGACTCTACCCTCTCTAAATGTTTCTCCCTCCCAGCCGGCATAATCAATATGGCCAACTTCACAGAAATGACATGCGCAAACAACACCGTTTGCGAACCCTATAACGGCGAGACCCTACCTGTCAATGTCACCAAGCAGATCTTCACTGAAGACGACCATAACGAGAGTCGCAAATGGTTAATTCTTATCGTGGTGTTCGTCGGCATTTCCGTTCTCACTCTGGTCGGGACGTTTGTAATGTTGCTCGTTAGAGGCAGCAGATGGTTGAAAAGGAAAG TTGTTAATTATTCAGGCTATTTTCGCAACAATTACTACGGGAACAACCAGAGCAACGAGGACGAGGAGAACACCATTGTGACCGTGGATACGGAAAACGAGAAGTTGGAAATTCCGGAGGAGTTGACCCAGGAGTTCCTTCAAGAGCTTTCGAGGAGGTTGGACGATCCTGCGACACACCAAGAAGCTAGTGATATTATCGAGAGACTTTATGAGACTTTTGTTGTTGATGAAAGTTATGAGAATAATAACAG AGAAGAAGAAGCTCACTTATACGAAGAATTGGGCAACCTGAACCTCCAAATACCTCCACCGCCATACGAGGAACATCCCTCGCCGACAACACCCGCGGCCAACACAACCCCCAGAAGTATATTAAAGCTGATGGAAGAGAAGTTTAATACGACCGGTTCAGTTGAGCACCAAAGAACGTTGGATCTGAGCTGTTCCAGTACCAGTACCAACGCTAGCACCAAACCGATACTAACTGGCGACTATTCGGAACCAATTGATAAAGAAGAGGCGCATTTGTATTCGGAGCTAAAGCAGAAGGACGAAGGGAAAACGGATAGCGTCAAGTCGAGGAATTCGGTACAGCTGAGGCCGTTGCCTGATAAGCCGGGGTATATTTTTGAGGCTGGACCCTCTAGTAAATTGTGA